Proteins encoded by one window of Mangifera indica cultivar Alphonso unplaced genomic scaffold, CATAS_Mindica_2.1 Un_0028, whole genome shotgun sequence:
- the LOC123206217 gene encoding wall-associated receptor kinase 2-like has product MIEEAEAMAIQGLLLQFTLFWVVLAAAVAAQAYPIAKRGCQDKCGNVSIPYPFGTTDECYYDPDFLITCNDTFDPPKAFLMDGNVEVTDITLGGKLHILQYIAHDCYEKSGAPFADNKPWLSLSKFIISDTDNKFTAVGCDTEAYVYGSQGEKTFKVGCLSVCDSIDYVSNGSCSGVGCCQTSIPKGMDYVKLTVGSYNNHTRVWDFNPCSYAFIVEDNQFNFSSTDLQDLRNVSLLPSVLDWAIGNETCQQVKKDLTCYACQGRSACVDSENGSGYRCKCLEGYQGNPYLPNGCQDIDECQDSSLHNCERICINREGSYTCLCPKWHHGDGRKDGERCIADRSLVIQLTVGISICLTGLLIGGTWLYCGFNKWKLIKLREKFFRQNGGFLLQQQLSGREGSTRETAKIFTAEELEKATDNYSESRILGRGGYGTVYKGILSNGKIAAIKRSKVVDQSQIEQFINEVIVLSQINHRNVVKLLGCCLETEVPLLVYEYITNGTLFDHIHTKSKVSALPWETRLRIAAETAGVLSYLHSSASTPIIHRDIKSTNILLDDHNTAKVADFGASRLVPLDQEGLCTIVQGTLGYLDPEYLHTSQLTEKSDVYSFGVVLTELLTGKKAVSFDRAEEERNLGMYFVSALKEHRLAEVVDDGVSKEANPDQLKEVASLARRCVRVKREERPTMKEVAMELEGLRIMAKHPWVNDKSNSEETDYLLGESSESDAVNFGVSKSMSGGYDSMRNHVIVNVRDGR; this is encoded by the exons ATGATAGAAGAAGCTGAAGCCATGGCAATTCAAGGGTTGCTTTTACAATTCACACTTTTCTGGGTTGTGTTAGCAGCTGCTGTAGCAGCACAAGCCTATCCGATTGCCAAACGTGGCTGCCAAGATAAATGCGGCAATGTCAGCATCCCATATCCATTCGGTACAACAGATGAATGTTACTACGACCCAGACTTCCTCATAACTTGCAACGACACCTTTGATCCTCCAAAAGCATTTCTGATGGATGGTAATGTAGAGGTCACCGACATAACTCTCGGAGGGAAGCTGCACATCTTGCAATATATAGCCCACGATTGTTACGAGAAATCTGGCGCCCCCTTTGCAGATAATAAACCATGGCTCAGTCTGTCAAAATTCATCATCTCTGATACTGATAACAAGTTTACTGCTGTTGGTTGCGATACAGAAGCATATGTTTACGGTTCCCAGGGAGAAAAAACTTTCAAGGTGGGTTGCCTCTCTGTTTGTGATAGTATTGACTATGTATCTAATGGCTCCTGCTCAGGCGTTGGATGTTGCCAAACGTCCATTCCTAAAGGTATGGACTACGTTAAATTAACTGTGGGTAGTTACAATAATCATACCAGAGTGTGGGACTTTAATCCCTGCAGCTATGCTTTCATTGTTGAAGACAATCagtttaatttttcatcaaCTGATCTTCAAGATCTAAGAAATGTGAGCTTACTTCCTTCGGTTCTTGATTGGGCAATCGGAAATGAAACCTGCCAGCAAGTTAAAAAAGACTTGACATGTTACGCATGTCAGGGGAGAAGTGCTTGCGTTGATTCTGAAAATGGATCTGGGTACCGTTGTAAGTGCCTGGAGGGTTATCAAGGCAACCCATACCTCCCTAATGGTTGCCAAG ATATAGATGAATGCCAGGACTCTAGTCTCCACAACTGTGAAAGAATATGTATAAACAGAGAAGGCAGCTACACATGCTTGTGCCCCAAGTGGCACCATGGGGATGGAAGAAAAGATGGAGAGCGTTGTATTGCTGATCGATCCCTTGTAATTCAGCTCACTGTTG GGATCAGCATATGCCTTACAGGATTGCTAATAGGCGGCACTTGGTTGTACTGTGGATTCAATAAATGGAAGCTCATCAAACTCAGAGAGAAGTTCTTCCGCCAAAATGGAGGTTTTCTTTTACAACAGCAATTATCAGGGCGAGAAGGGTCCACCAGAGAAACGGCAAAAATCTTTACAGCTGAGGAGCTTGAGAAGGCCACTGACAACTACAGTGAAAGCAGAATTCTTGGCCGTGGGGGATATGGTACAGTTTATAAAGGAATTTTATCAAATGGGAAAATTGCTGCCATAAAAAGGTCTAAAGTGGTGGATCAAAGTCAAATTGAGCAATTTATCAATGAGGTAATTGTGCTCTCCCAAATCAACCACAGGAACGTGGTAAAGCTTCTAGGTTGCTGCTTGGAGACAGAGGTTCCATTGCTTGTTTATGAATATATCACCAATGGAACCCTCTTTGATCACATCCATACCAAAAGTAAAGTTTCAGCACTTCCATGGGAAACTCGTTTGAGAATAGCAGCAGAAACTGCTGGAGTGCTGTCGTATTTGCACTCTTCAGCTTCAACACCAATCATCCATAGAGATATTAAGTCCACAAATATTCTATTAGACGATCATAACACTGCAAAAGTGGCCGATTTTGGTGCTTCCAGGTTGGTTCCGCTGGATCAAGAAGGATTATGTACAATTGTACAAGGCACACTTGGATACTTAGATCCTGAATACTTGCATACAAGCCAGTTAACTGAGAAAAGCGATGTCTACagctttggagtggtgcttacTGAACTACTGACAGGTAAGAAGGCAGTTTCCTTTGACAGGGCAGAGGAGGAGAGAAATTTAGGTATGTATTTCGTTTCTGCTCTGAAAGAACACCGCTTGGCAGAAGTTGTTGATGATGGTGTATCAAAGGAGGCAAATCCTGATCAGCTTAAGGAAGTAGCTAGCCTTGCACGACGGTGTGTGAGAGTAAAAAGGGAGGAGAGACCCACAATGAAGGAAGTAGCTATGGAACTAGAGGGGCTGAGGATAATGGCGAAGCATCCATGGGTTAACGACAAGTCGAATTCAGAAGAAACAGACTACTTGCTTGGAGAATCATCTGAGTCTGATGCTGTAAATTTTGGGGTAAGTAAAAGTATGAGTGGTGGATATGATAGCATGAGGAACCATGTAATTGTGAATGTCCGTGATGGAAGATGA